A window of Candidatus Omnitrophota bacterium contains these coding sequences:
- a CDS encoding radical SAM protein, with protein sequence MGLKISLNKRGLGVAWGSLFRQMCFYRNIFGITAAWKAALSGLAYVSNIRVFGGPLTVNLLITDECNLNCSICSYQNKRNSPGMQMSLEQVNGFIAACAKEKPALFFSGGEPFMRRDILEMLRTAKKYGLKCGINTNGSLMDDQAISGLAGLGVELVVFSLYGPQHIHDAITGVNGSFDKALVNMRQLCRKKSKITRVIVSCAINKYNIDHLSSIPRIAREAGADAVKFEHLNFLTSGESGSKGPGVAANTHIDEGESFSEGFVNRLIAVLDEIKKIYGDFVMVKPGLSREEIISWYGVPFRSSRRCFFPWHSVFVKPDGTVIPCQFLQDRALGNIAENRLGEVFNSRAMRDLRGELKSGLLPECARCCKL encoded by the coding sequence ATGGGCCTCAAAATATCTTTAAATAAAAGGGGATTAGGCGTTGCCTGGGGCTCTTTATTCAGGCAGATGTGTTTTTACCGTAATATCTTCGGCATAACCGCGGCCTGGAAGGCCGCGCTGAGCGGTTTAGCGTATGTATCCAATATCCGGGTATTTGGCGGTCCGCTGACCGTTAATCTTCTGATCACCGACGAATGCAATTTAAACTGTTCTATCTGCAGTTATCAAAATAAGCGCAATTCCCCGGGGATGCAGATGTCGTTGGAGCAGGTCAATGGGTTCATAGCGGCTTGCGCGAAAGAAAAGCCGGCGTTATTTTTCAGCGGCGGAGAGCCGTTTATGAGGCGGGATATCCTCGAGATGCTGCGAACGGCGAAGAAATACGGGCTCAAATGCGGGATAAACACCAATGGCTCTCTTATGGACGACCAGGCTATAAGCGGGTTAGCCGGCCTGGGAGTGGAATTGGTGGTTTTTTCATTATACGGGCCGCAGCATATACATGACGCGATTACCGGGGTAAACGGAAGTTTCGACAAGGCTTTAGTAAATATGCGGCAGCTTTGCCGGAAAAAGTCCAAGATCACCAGGGTTATCGTCAGTTGCGCTATAAACAAATACAACATTGATCATCTAAGCAGTATTCCTCGGATCGCCCGGGAGGCAGGGGCAGACGCGGTGAAATTCGAGCATTTGAATTTTTTAACTTCCGGGGAGTCCGGCTCAAAAGGCCCTGGTGTTGCGGCCAACACGCATATAGATGAAGGCGAAAGCTTTTCAGAAGGTTTTGTCAATAGGTTGATCGCCGTGTTGGATGAGATAAAGAAGATTTATGGGGATTTTGTGATGGTTAAGCCGGGTCTGAGCCGGGAAGAGATTATATCGTGGTACGGCGTTCCTTTTCGCTCGTCCAGGAGGTGTTTTTTTCCCTGGCATTCGGTTTTTGTCAAGCCGGACGGAACAGTTATCCCCTGCCAGTTCCTGCAGGATCGGGCGTTAGGCAATATCGCTGAAAATCGGCTCGGCGAGGTCTTCAACTCCAGGGCAATGCGGGATTTGCGGGGGGAATTAAAATCCGGGCTTTTGCCGGAATGCGCAAGGTGTTGTAAATTATAA